A window of Streptomyces subrutilus contains these coding sequences:
- a CDS encoding DNA primase family protein, whose product MSSAGSTGFNAQAAAEQLAAFTTEAAAPGRRLPAQQKQSGAPPAGGGSDFISSGLLQNLTDRGNAKLFAHLHHNRFRHVEGLGWYVWDEYRWKRTGGEKAAIWAAGDMAEDLPGHDPRGFFTDRELAHHRKRAMSTSGVKAMLTQAKASPELALDPDTLDGDKYALCTPAGVVDLRTGDLHKPDPTRDLHSRATHLAPEAMPTPRFHLFLDQTFGDDDKGKEMINFLHLLLGYSITGDVGGQVLPFLYGVGANGKSALLDVVIKILGDYADVAPPGFLMERGKFNEHSTELTELHGRRLFVCSELKPHDKFDEARVKLLTGGDRLKARRMRQDFFSFEPTHKLWLLGNHRPEVGTGGHAFWRRIRLIPFEKVVPDHRKIDNLAEALVQEEGPGILHWMIQGAKAYLAGKPALTGPSVVRSATQAYATTEDHIGRFLAECCTTGADLPDPRDLKVEQGALYRAYSAWCLDGEGLRPATTRAFATRIRAEVGVASPNEMLRSNGQKFYPGLALLADEEPTPREANRAGTT is encoded by the coding sequence ATGAGCAGCGCCGGAAGCACCGGGTTCAACGCCCAGGCCGCGGCCGAACAGCTCGCCGCGTTCACCACGGAAGCCGCCGCGCCCGGCCGGCGGCTGCCCGCGCAGCAGAAGCAGAGCGGGGCTCCGCCGGCCGGCGGAGGCAGCGACTTCATCTCGTCGGGGCTGCTGCAGAACCTCACCGACCGGGGCAACGCCAAACTGTTCGCCCACCTCCACCACAACCGGTTCCGGCACGTGGAGGGACTGGGCTGGTACGTGTGGGACGAGTACCGGTGGAAGCGCACGGGCGGGGAGAAGGCCGCGATCTGGGCGGCCGGCGACATGGCGGAGGACCTGCCGGGCCATGACCCGCGCGGGTTCTTCACCGACCGGGAGCTGGCCCACCACCGCAAGCGGGCCATGTCCACGTCGGGGGTGAAGGCGATGCTCACGCAGGCGAAGGCCTCGCCCGAGCTCGCGCTGGACCCGGACACCCTGGACGGCGACAAGTACGCGCTGTGCACGCCGGCCGGTGTGGTGGACCTGCGTACGGGCGATCTGCACAAGCCCGACCCGACCCGGGACCTGCACTCCCGCGCCACTCATCTGGCGCCCGAGGCCATGCCGACGCCCCGGTTCCACCTCTTCCTCGACCAGACGTTCGGCGACGACGACAAGGGCAAGGAGATGATCAACTTTCTTCATCTCCTGCTCGGCTACTCCATCACCGGGGACGTCGGCGGGCAGGTCCTGCCCTTCCTCTACGGGGTCGGCGCCAACGGCAAGTCGGCCCTGCTGGACGTGGTCATCAAGATCCTCGGCGACTACGCGGACGTGGCCCCGCCGGGCTTCCTCATGGAGCGCGGCAAGTTCAACGAGCACTCCACCGAGCTGACGGAGCTCCACGGCCGGCGCCTGTTCGTCTGCAGCGAGCTCAAGCCGCACGACAAGTTCGACGAGGCCCGCGTCAAGCTCCTGACGGGTGGCGACCGGCTGAAGGCCCGCCGCATGCGGCAGGACTTCTTCAGCTTCGAGCCGACGCACAAGCTGTGGCTGCTGGGCAACCACCGTCCCGAGGTCGGCACCGGCGGCCACGCCTTCTGGCGGCGGATCAGGCTGATCCCCTTCGAGAAGGTCGTCCCCGACCACCGCAAGATCGACAACCTGGCGGAGGCGCTCGTCCAGGAGGAGGGCCCGGGCATCCTCCACTGGATGATCCAGGGAGCCAAGGCCTACCTCGCCGGCAAGCCGGCCCTGACCGGGCCCAGCGTGGTCCGTTCGGCCACCCAGGCGTACGCCACGACCGAGGACCACATCGGACGGTTCCTCGCCGAGTGCTGCACCACGGGGGCGGACCTTCCCGATCCCCGGGACCTCAAGGTCGAACAGGGGGCCCTCTACCGCGCCTACAGTGCCTGGTGTCTCGACGGCGAGGGCCTGCGTCCTGCGACCACCCGCGCGTTCGCCACCCGCATCCGCGCCGAGGTCGGCGTTGCCTCGCCCAATGAGATGCTCCGTTCGAACGGGCAGAAGTTCTATCCCGGCCTGGCCCTCCTCGCCGACGAAGAGCCGACGCCCCGCGAGGCGAACAGGGCAGGCACGACCTGA
- a CDS encoding bifunctional DNA primase/polymerase produces the protein MATWMAARGYPVHPLAPGTKTPAPNCPDCRGSLHAPQDCPCPAQGRWCHGFHAATTDLRTLRQWWQAEPGFGIGVSCGPAGLVVIDVDAHTATLPDRQRLLPGIPIDDRVDLTGLQSGFDTLALLAAYRSRPNPCEDTSTLRVRTPSGGMHIWYRAPRGGPGFRCSSGSSSKVALAWQVDVRAVGGYIVAPTTRTAAGVYEPLPGARVPAALPLWLAAELSRTGHTVETAPAAPVAPAGAPVRASEGPSRARRPRGAGRRVLGSLLDEVRACGASPEGTAFSEKLNRAAFTAGGLVAAGHLTAGECRDLLLEAADHARPHQPRRNVLIVEAGLRAGSDRPIHPKERP, from the coding sequence GTGGCGACGTGGATGGCCGCACGGGGCTATCCGGTGCACCCGCTGGCCCCGGGGACCAAGACGCCGGCCCCCAACTGTCCCGACTGCCGGGGGAGCCTGCACGCCCCGCAGGACTGCCCGTGCCCCGCCCAGGGCCGCTGGTGCCACGGATTCCACGCCGCCACCACCGACCTCCGTACGCTGCGGCAGTGGTGGCAGGCCGAGCCCGGTTTCGGCATCGGGGTGTCCTGCGGCCCTGCCGGACTCGTGGTCATCGACGTGGACGCCCACACGGCCACCCTGCCCGACCGGCAGCGACTGCTGCCCGGTATCCCCATCGACGACCGCGTCGACCTGACCGGACTGCAGAGCGGATTCGACACCTTGGCGCTCCTGGCCGCGTACCGTTCCCGGCCCAACCCCTGCGAGGACACCTCGACCCTGCGGGTGCGCACACCGTCCGGCGGCATGCACATCTGGTACCGGGCGCCGCGCGGCGGCCCGGGGTTCCGGTGTTCCAGCGGCTCGAGCTCCAAGGTGGCGCTCGCCTGGCAGGTCGACGTCCGGGCCGTCGGCGGCTACATCGTGGCTCCGACGACGCGCACGGCCGCCGGTGTCTACGAACCGCTGCCCGGGGCCCGGGTGCCCGCCGCCCTGCCGTTGTGGCTCGCCGCCGAACTCTCCCGTACCGGCCACACGGTGGAAACGGCCCCTGCGGCCCCCGTAGCGCCCGCAGGGGCTCCTGTGAGGGCTTCCGAGGGGCCTTCGCGTGCTCGGCGGCCCCGGGGGGCCGGACGGCGCGTGCTCGGCTCCCTGCTGGACGAGGTACGGGCCTGTGGGGCCAGCCCCGAGGGGACCGCGTTCAGCGAGAAGCTCAACCGGGCCGCCTTCACGGCCGGGGGGCTGGTCGCCGCGGGCCATCTCACCGCCGGGGAGTGCCGGGACCTCCTCCTGGAAGCCGCGGACCACGCACGACCCCACCAGCCGCGCCGGAACGTCCTCATCGTCGAGGCAGGGCTCCGCGCCGGAAGCGACCGACCGATCCACCCCAAGGAACGCCCATGA
- a CDS encoding alpha/beta hydrolase, producing the protein MRGVKRSGQVECWNDQEYSAAVDGARGVPGPGALQEAVRQGLEFARACRQRSGELVPFVGTGSNAKDIDLLRRALGEQALSFYGRSFGSYVGTVYAAQFPERVRAMVLDGGYDPRRYADVPYAYDAAQFVALDAAVGRFLDWCAREAAACGFGEGRPREAFEALKRALDADPVITASGRPATGYTLAYRLMFNINAGKVIWPELGQALRAAQARQGSFLLSPPSPASFDFLNVNLAVECADRVYPTSRVLLGGLVGAHAAAAPLLGGPIGLGPPTYDHNHAPACVQWQAERPSRYAGSYRAAGSAPILVLGTTGDPDTPYQDSVALAGTLENGRLLTFAGEGHTAYNRSACVSSLATEYLATLALPARGTVCADETPPGSPGLRASELAVDETRDVIPALR; encoded by the coding sequence ATGCGCGGTGTGAAGCGCAGCGGGCAGGTGGAGTGCTGGAACGACCAGGAGTACTCCGCCGCCGTCGACGGCGCGCGCGGGGTGCCCGGTCCGGGGGCGCTGCAGGAGGCGGTCCGGCAGGGGCTGGAGTTCGCCCGTGCCTGCCGGCAGCGGTCCGGGGAACTCGTGCCGTTCGTGGGCACCGGCTCGAACGCCAAGGACATCGATCTGCTGCGGCGGGCGCTGGGGGAACAGGCGCTTTCGTTCTACGGGCGGTCCTTCGGGAGTTATGTGGGGACCGTCTACGCCGCGCAGTTCCCCGAGCGGGTGCGCGCCATGGTGCTGGACGGGGGCTACGATCCGCGGCGCTACGCGGACGTGCCGTACGCCTACGACGCGGCGCAGTTCGTGGCGCTGGACGCGGCGGTGGGCCGGTTCCTGGACTGGTGTGCGCGGGAGGCTGCCGCGTGCGGGTTCGGGGAGGGCCGGCCGCGGGAGGCGTTCGAGGCGCTCAAGCGGGCGCTGGACGCCGATCCCGTCATCACGGCGAGCGGGCGGCCGGCGACGGGCTACACGCTCGCCTACCGGCTGATGTTCAACATCAACGCGGGCAAGGTGATCTGGCCCGAGCTGGGGCAGGCGTTGCGGGCGGCGCAGGCCCGGCAGGGTTCGTTCCTGCTGTCTCCGCCTTCGCCGGCTTCGTTCGACTTCCTCAACGTCAATCTGGCCGTCGAGTGCGCGGACCGGGTCTATCCGACCAGCCGTGTGCTCCTGGGCGGGCTGGTCGGTGCGCATGCCGCCGCCGCTCCGCTGCTGGGCGGGCCCATCGGCCTCGGGCCGCCCACGTACGACCACAACCACGCCCCGGCGTGTGTCCAGTGGCAGGCGGAGCGCCCGAGCCGTTACGCGGGGTCGTACCGGGCCGCGGGGTCGGCGCCGATCCTGGTGCTCGGGACGACGGGGGATCCGGACACCCCGTACCAGGACTCCGTGGCGCTGGCCGGGACGCTGGAGAACGGACGGCTGCTGACCTTCGCCGGTGAGGGGCACACCGCGTACAACCGGAGCGCCTGCGTCAGCAGTCTGGCGACGGAGTATCTCGCCACCTTGGCGCTGCCCGCGCGGGGCACCGTCTGTGCGGACGAGACGCCGCCGGGGTCCCCGGGTCTTCGGGCTTCGGAGCTGGCGGTCGACGAGACGCGGGATGTGATCCCTGCGCTTCGCTGA